In the Malus domestica chromosome 16, GDT2T_hap1 genome, one interval contains:
- the LOC103425597 gene encoding serine carboxypeptidase-like 34: MAFSSSFRLNILLYLLAFSICCATQTQGARLHHRHDPLRQQKADQVTELPGQPPMSFKHYAGYVTVNHTHGRALFYWFFEATNNPQDKPLLLWLNGGPGCSSIGYGATEELGPFFPQNSTEPKLKFNPYTWNNAANLLFLESPVGVGFSYTNTSQDIEELDDKITAEDSYNFLINWFKRFPQYKSHDFYISGESYAGHYAPQLSELVFDKSKENHINLKGFMIGNAAIDDESDQKGLIDYAWDHAVISDRLYHDIQKECDFSQNISEQCNTLLEEYYNVYNIIDMYSLYTPMCLSNTSSSSSSRQSHTIQGTPTLFSRADVRHKRPAGYDPCTSDYSYVYLNRPDVQKALHANVTKISYPWSHCNNNIFWNAPPSMLPVIGKLVAGGLRVWIYSGDTDGRIPVTSTRYALRKLGLKINEDWTPWYNKKQVGGWRVVYDGLMFVTIRGAGHEVPVFAPRQSLLLVEHFLANRKLPSKPF; this comes from the exons ATggctttttcttcttcatttcgtTTGAATATCCTTCTTTATTTGCTTGCCTTTAGCATATGTTGTGCTACTCAAACCCAAGGCGCTAGACTGCATCATCGTCATGATCCTCTGAGACAGCAAAAGGCAGACCAGGTGACTGAACTCCCCGGTCAGCCTCCAATGAGCTTCAAGCATTACGCGGGATATGTTACCGTCAACCACACTCACGGAAGAGCACTCTTCTATTGGTTCTTTGAAGCCACCAACAACCCTCAAGATAAACCCCTCCTCCTTTGGCTTAACGGAG GGCCAGGATGTTCATCAATTGGATACGGTGCCACAGAGGAGTTAGGCCCTTTCTTCCCTCAAAATAGCACCGAACccaagctcaagttcaacccTTACACCTGGAACAATG CTGCCAATCTATTGTTTTTGGAGTCTCCCGTTGGAGTCGGATTTTCTTACACCAATACTAGTCAAGATATCGAGGAGCTTGACGATAAAATTACAG CTGAGGATTCATACAATTTTCTTATCAACTGGTTTAAACGGTTTCCACAGTACAAGTCCCATGACTTCTACATTTCTGGAGAGAGCTATGCAG GGCATTATGCTCCACAGCTTTCTGAGCTCGTTTTTGACAAATCCAAGGAGAATCATATCAACCTCAAGGGATTCATG ATTGGTAACGCAGCAATAGATGATGAATCAGACCAGAAGGGATTGATTGATTACGCTTGGGATCACGCGGTGATCTCTGATCGCTTGTACCATGATATTCAGAAGGAATGCGACTTCAGCCAAAACATATCAGAACAGTGTAACACGCTGCTGGAAGAGTACTATAATGTGTACAATATCATAGACATGTACAGCTTGTACACCCCTATGTGCCTCAGTAACactagcagcagcagcagcagcaggcaATCCCATACGATCCAAGGCACTCCCACTCTGTTTTCCAGAGCT GATGTACGGCACAAGAGACCTGCAGGATACGACCCTTGTACATCAGATTACAGTTATGTGTATTTGAACAGGCCTGACGTTCAAAAGGCACTTCATGCCAATGTCACCAAAATCTCCTATCCATGGTCTCACTGCAA CAATAACATCTTCTGGAATGCACCACCATCAATGCTTCCTGTAATTGGAAAGCTTGTAGCTGGGGGTCTCCGGGTTTGGATTTACAG CGGGGATACTGATGGGAGAATTCCGGTAACATCAACTAGGTACGCGTTGAGAAAGCTCGGGTTGAAGATAAATGAAGATTGGACTCCTTGGTACAACAAGAAGCAG GTTGGCGGGTGGAGAGTTGTGTACGACGGGCTTATGTTTGTGACAATTAGAGGGGCAGGCCATGAAGTTCCGGTGTTTGCACCAAGGCAGTCGCTCCTCCTAGTTGAACACTTCTTGGCTAATCGGAAACTCCCTTCCAAACCTTTCTAA
- the LOC103403482 gene encoding LOW QUALITY PROTEIN: uncharacterized protein (The sequence of the model RefSeq protein was modified relative to this genomic sequence to represent the inferred CDS: inserted 4 bases in 4 codons; substituted 1 base at 1 genomic stop codon) — MALDMLMPKSGCPAEGFTGVKLTLAKQPMFNRKPRQLRFEADMNRLFLYTSYNRLGRDADEADVDKIIDMANKASIADQQIQVQENIHLQIKNFCVSMDEVLLPNVKKINEGTESPKQSNAATRRSAFSFAIGRTYTCVYADSYDFQYRGARERPLERTDVSQKLXDLIGYTLGIKPSQIPHKEVGQGLFLNGECDVGAVVAVYPGVVYSPAYYRYIPGYPRVNAQNSYXITRYDGTVINAQPWGYGGETRDFWDGLTVPETRPSKQRDEKGRDRIWRLLSKPLDQRKLGKSGDVIERRNPLALAHXCNHPAKDMSPNVMVCPYDFPLXRKERRVYIPNVIFGDAEEVKRKRFGSFWFKLGGSKNSGSDVPVLKSLVLVATRALCDEVVLLNYTLSNSXRRPEWYTPVDEEEDRRRWS; from the exons ATGGCATTAGACATGCTCATGCCGAAGTCAGGTTGTCCCGCAGAGGGTTTTACA gGTGTGAAACTAACTCTTGCTAAACAACCCATGTTTAATAGGAAGCCAAGGCAACTGCGGTTTGAGGCAGATATGAATCGCCTCTTCCTATATACCAG CTACAATCGCTTGGGAAGGGATGCGGATGAGGCAGATGTGGACAAGATCATTGACATGGCTAATAAAGCCTCCATTGCTGATCAACAGATACAAGTCCAAGAAAACATTCATCTCCAAATTAAAAACTTCTGCGTGTCTATGGATGAAGTTCTTCTCCCTAATGTTAAGAAGATAAATGAGGGAACCGAATCACCTAAACAATCAAATGCTGCTACTCGACGAAGTGCTTTTAGTTTTGCTATTGGTAGGA CTTACACTTGCGTTTATGCTGATAGTTATGATTTTCAGTACAGAGGTGCCCGAGAAAGGCCATTAGAGCGCACTGATGTTTCTCAAAAGTTGTAAGATCTCATTGGCTACACGCTTGGTATCAAGCCTTCTCAAATACCCCACAAGGAAGTGGGACAAGGGTTATTTCTAAATGGTGAATGTGATGTTGGTGCTGTGGTGGCCGTGTACCCTGGTGTAGTATATTCCCCAGCGTATTACCGCTACATTCCTGGATACCCAAGGGTTAATGCACAAAACTCAT TGATCACAAGGTATGATGGAACTGTGATCAATGCTCAACCTTGGGGTTATGGGGGTGAAACCCGTGACTTTTGGGATGGTTTAACTGTACCAGAAACCAGGCCTAGTAAGCAGCGAGATGAGAAAGGTCGAGATCGGATCTGGAGACTCCTCAGTAAGCCTTTGGATCAGAGGAAATTGGGAAAAAGTGGCGACGTAATAGAGCGGAGGAACCCATTAGCTTTGGCTC TTTGCAACCATCCGGCAAAGGATATGTCTCCAAATGTTATGGTTTGCCCTTATGACTTCCCAC ACCGAAAAGAAAGAAGGGTCTATATTCCAAATGTAATATTTGGAGATGCAGAAGAAGTGAAGAGGAAGAGATTTGGAAGCTTTTGGTTCAAGCTTGGAGGTTCAAAAAATAGCGGCTCAGATGTTCCTGTTTTGAAGAGTCTTGTCCTGGTGGCTACAAGGGCACTTTGTGATGAAGTGGTGCTTCTGAACTATACGTTGAGCAACT AACGTCGGCCAGAGTGGTATACTCCTGTTGATGAGGAGGAAGACCGAAGGCGGTGGAGCTAA